The window TTGAAGTTGAACCTGCATCTTCcttctgtgggtttttttccctgGAATTTGCCAGAAACCGTATGTGTAATTCATGAGGGATTCTTGGTAGCGTCATTGTGTAAATTCCAACATTCCTGGAGCTCCTCTGCTCCTCGGTACACTTAGTCTGTCTCTCTCTGGTAACCTTCAGTCTCTGGAAACCACAGGACCGCACCCGGAGTGAACTCTGCAGTGTGCGGAGAGCCTTGGTGGGAAGATGTGGGAGACAAGTTAGTACCCATGCAACAAGTCTCCCCTTTCTACATCAAAGGAATGTTCTACTGGAAAGGCAGAACCAGTGCCTACGGTTCCAGTGATGTCGCAGGAGTTGCCAGAACAATGCTACATGCGGCAAATAACTGCCTTTTGGGTCTCCGGCTCCATGCTGTTTGCCCATACCTGGGGTCCTAGCAGGTGCTACCACTCCTGGCCAGGGTGGATCTGGGAGTACTGAGAGCTAAGGGTTACCTCCGCATTCCCCAAAATCCAGAACTCCCGAACTGGCGTTGCCAGCGAACTTCCCAGCAGTTGCAGTTCACCATCATACCCAGGACACTTAGTACAGCAATGAATACACGTTTAATCTGCCAAGTACACAAGAGCATGCCAATTTAGGCACGTAGCTTAAGTGTAGGTCAAGACAATTTGTTCGACAGAGCCTCACAATGGTGAAAGAAGACTATATACAGTGGGAAAtagaagtatttgatcccctgcttaGTTTGTAAGCTTACCCCCTTACAAACATAGGAACACTCCAtccgttttattgttttatatgggTTTATTGAAACAGAGATGCAgaacgaaaaaaaaacaattaacgttagaaatttgtatttgattgagggaaATAACTATTGCattacattttcttaagtagaAATTTCTGAATATGCACACTTCccgatcaaatacagggcagaaacctaagatgaggctgccgccaGCGTCTTTTCTCTGCTTCGTGCACAAACCCTGCCTACCGTCTGCGTACACTCGGTGAATGCactgtttctgtttgtcagaaTGTCGCCAATAATCTAATGTtgcagaaatatttattatacaccaagactttctacagcccgtgtaatgtctttaatgtaagtgtgacatcattattcttgctaatcggacaataaaatacagagaagtGTCATACGCGGAGGCACTGCAGTACTTGCTTCATCCTGAAGAGATGGGGCGTGCGTGAACTGGAAGGTGCTTATCACtaccgtccttccatagagaggaaaagacagcgggttttttttttgacagtagtaaccgagtgaaagaagacatgttgaaggacatcacgaacattgcattttactccgccactgcagatatgtggtccagctcaaatatgacccccctACATTACTTTAACAATACCCTACATGAAtgcatttgactgccaagatggaggattatacaggtatatccaagctcaccagaaggtaATCAGGCTTTGTGACTGCATAAAAGCCACACTAAAAATAAAGGCCAGGATGCAGAAACATGGCAAGGCACTTTGGTGTCTTGTTGACAGCCATGAAACTTGTATTTTTCCTTAGTGAGAGAGACGACATAAAGTCATTTCAGATCTACACCAACGCTTGGTCCCGCTATGAAAAGCAGCTCAGCTAGagctgaaatgaaatgacaTCAGTTGTGTTAGATAAAGCTCCGTGCCTCCCTTGTGCGACCATGCAGAATGCTGATGAGGCACTTTTCATTGGGCCTTATTATTGAACATGCTGTCAGTGACCACTCTGCTGACCACTTGGCTGCACATTTCATTATCTACAGATAGCTACAACTAAAAGcaagtcgtttttttttttttttttaatcgagtCTGATCAGCACTACTCCAACAAATGAACGTGTCTGTTTTTTGGATCAAAGAATcacataaatatgcatatgcataCACGTCACAGAGAGACATCTAAGGACCTTAATCATCTTGAGTATATACAGTGTCACCCATTGCTGTATGTTAGATACATTTCAGGATTGCTCTTGCTTTTTTCCAGGCCGCCACTGTGAAGTTCATCAGATGACTGGAAACTACATGTGGGATGAATCCTCCGGGAAAGAGTTTCTGATTGGCACCAATCCTGACAGCAGATTGCCTCTTTGGTGGAATGGATCAGAACCGCTATGGGTCACTTTGCAGAATCTTGGAAAGAAAGTTTTCATGTACTACTGGCCAGGTGATTACACACAATTTGATTATTAGAAGCACTTCTTGTCACTATGTTCATAGTCCATCTATGAAcagtttagatcaggggtgtccagagttcTGCCTAGGGGACATTTGCGGTCCGcggccttttttttattggcctgcggtacatttgaaaaatacactttaactataaaagtttaaaaaacctgcaaaaattgaaaaatcaacagtattttacaagcataaagtcaaaatattaaaagaaaaaagttgtaattaacaaaaaaaggttgttatTTTAcgggaatacagtcgtccctcgctacatcgcggttcgaatatcgctcgcTTACAtcgctgttttaaaaaaaataattaattaattaatgatcactgttttgtggttgactatggcctattattagtaaaaaaatatggaaatacaagtcatatgtagtactCTGGTCACTAAGCGTCACTAATGTTACACTGGTAAGACATAGATTACATTCTCAGCCATTAGTCattagtcagccatggcatgtccgacgaAAAACGTTCTCCCATTCCACGTgcaagtggtacatttttggctgcttactttgtccttctagttagctcagtagcttgctgtATGCTATGAGCAGCAGCCGTCTGTTatttccctgcagtgatcccgtagcctgcgcaatgtggtgtaaacaatgaataaaaggaatgtaaaggtgagtgtgtgggtgttatttcatgtcagcagggctctaataatgttgaaattcGTATTTTcaaaagtcctaaacaggtttcgATGCTTTAACtataaaatattctatttattcatattgactcctacttcatggaaattcacttatcgtggcagagtctggaaccaattaaccacgataaacgacgGACAACTGTAACATAATTTTACtaacataaaattgaaatattaaagaaaaagacggATAAAGTAATAATGTGagacataaaacaacaaataaaattgtcatttttggaaaggtTGCTGAAAAAGTTATTATGTTCTCGCAAGCCAGCTTTTCAccaaatgagaaatctcatCACTTTTTGATCTTGCGACACCCCTACTGAGTATGCATCCCTACTCAACAGATATACGGTATTTACGGTGCACCtgtgcaatgtgtgtgtgtgtgccccacTAATATATTGGTAAGGGAAACACTGCTCTCACTGGAATCTGACATTTGTCGGTGCGTTTGTGTGCCTTTAGGCTGTGAGGCAGAGATTCTGGGGGTTCGCCCAACCTTCTGTGAAGAGTATGTCTACAACCCATCTATGCAGAACCTAACTGATTCCATTGAAAATGCTCTCAACTTACTCAGGTAAGAACATGTCAATCAAGAAATGCCTTAAGCAACAACGTGGCTGTGGATTGGGTCGAGCTGCTAATCAGATTGCACCAGCACACAAACAGCACACATCAGGGGTGCAGTTATAATGATTGATGTGAGACCATCGCATCATTGCATAAATGGTGcctgatatatacagtatatgtaaccACTGTGTTGCAACTTTGCTAATGTACGGTCGGTACAGAAAAGTGCCACTGATACTCTCTCTGTTGGGCCCATCAGAAGAAGTAAATCCTCTCGAGGATGCTACATAGGACccgggaattttttttttttttacgtttttgctccccctcccctcttgatttgaaatactattgagaaactgatcatatctatttatttatctgtagtgtacagactgaactcgaaattgaaaccagcaaaacgcaacaaaatggagagcactgaagcatacaagcatattcaagagacAAATTGCATGCTtgctgagtatgacaaattcatacatgttggcaggtcttcactaatattgaaagtcctccctgtctctcacacacccccgacagttcaccgtgCCCACCCCCCAGTGGGCCCGCCCCCCTATTGCACAGTTAACTGTTGGGATGTGATTATTAGTCACATAAACATCAAAgattttgaaaacaacaaatgcGTGCACaattttgaaatgattttgtattttcttcattttctcaacatgtactgtacgtgcAGGTCAGGCGATGCAGACATGGCAGCagtatattatgagaaaatcgACGTGGAGGGACACCACTTTGGCCCAGACTCTCATCAGACCAAAACAGCGGTACAGGAGCTGGACTTGGCCATGCAGACGCTCAACAACAAAATCAAAGTAAGCTGTTGATGTTGCCACAAATGACACATAGTTTTTATCCACTTTTATTACTTACAATTTTGCAGGAGAAGAATATGGTGAATCAGATCAACATCGTGCTGTTTTCAGACCACGGTATGACCAAAATTGATTGGATGGAGAGGGTTGTCGAGCTGGACAAGTACATCAACATGTCAGACGTTGTCAAGATGATGGACAAAGGACCAGTTGTCAGTTTGTGGGTCAAAGGAGAGAAGATTCAAGAGGTCAGACCAGAATTTAATTGTTTCGGTAAATAAGAAAAGTTCATgtataaattagggctgtcaaaaataacgtgttaacggcggtaactaatttaagTAATTACGTAAAATTGTttggtgtaattaacgcatgcgcgccagagcaagcacgctctgttatgacggctgcacaatttgctacatttaagtatgctggaaattacacacacaaaaattaagttaattaatttggagctgttaatacacacaaatatatatataatcctgtcttgTCATTGATCTTTCTCATCAtttaatacagtaaaaatgactATATTTCATACAAAATTGCTAATGGTggttaattgtgattaattaagttaaaaactgtgattaatctgataaaattttgtcatcatttgacagccctagtataaataccatgtatttttttgcatatttatatGTGCttgacatgtgttgctttgccaGGTCCACATTGCTTTGTCCAAGATCCCTAACATGCACGTCTATGCCAGAGAGGAAATCCCGGAACGCTTCCATTACAAAGGAGGAAAGTTTGTTGCCCCGCTGACCCTGGTGGCAGAGCCAGGCTGGTTCATCGCCCAGGTAAATCTACATCAAGTCTGAAACACTTAACTTAATTCATTAGACttagacttagacagactttattgatccacaagggaaattgcttggttgcagtagctcaattgcagaagaaaaagaaaaatactcttaaataaaatgcaatgcaatatgaataaattataataaaatagaaat of the Dunckerocampus dactyliophorus isolate RoL2022-P2 chromosome 11, RoL_Ddac_1.1, whole genome shotgun sequence genome contains:
- the enpp6 gene encoding glycerophosphocholine cholinephosphodiesterase ENPP6, which codes for MASPTCVFVALLMLAVGQQCLAVHPLLVFLIDGFRYDYMDNLDSLPGFKELVSRGVKVDYMTPDFPSLSYPNYYSLMTGRHCEVHQMTGNYMWDESSGKEFLIGTNPDSRLPLWWNGSEPLWVTLQNLGKKVFMYYWPGCEAEILGVRPTFCEEYVYNPSMQNLTDSIENALNLLRSGDADMAAVYYEKIDVEGHHFGPDSHQTKTAVQELDLAMQTLNNKIKEKNMVNQINIVLFSDHGMTKIDWMERVVELDKYINMSDVVKMMDKGPVVSLWVKGEKIQEVHIALSKIPNMHVYAREEIPERFHYKGGKFVAPLTLVAEPGWFIAQNRAQLPYWKNDSSAQPLAWQNGWHGYDNEFLDMGGFFMAAGPDFKQNLRAAPIRAVDVYNVLCRTLGVEPLPNNGSWSRVRNLLNGSGGPHTSATQWTCWMALLGTLLALWQ